The following proteins are encoded in a genomic region of Variovorax paradoxus:
- the hemH gene encoding ferrochelatase, producing MPQDNNTNDSSIAGRTAVLWCNLGSPDAPTAAAVRPYLAEFLGDPRVVEIPKLLWALILHGIILRVRPTKSAAKYASIWMPEGSPLKVWTQKQATLLAGWLGERGHRVAVRDAMRYASPSIASRLDALQAEGATRVLVLQAYPQYSATTTASVIDAVNDWSRRQRRIPEFRFVNQYHDDPGYIEALAQRIERHWKTDGRGEVLLMSFHGIPARNIALGDPYQAQCLETARLLAARLGLSAAQHRVTFQSRFGRAKWLEPYTEPTLRELGASGVKRVDVVCPGFPADCLETLEEIAMEGREAFMHAGGQAFSYIPCLNDSPAWISALAGMAERNLAGWSTQRPARVQKVGA from the coding sequence ATGCCCCAAGACAACAACACGAACGACAGTTCCATCGCCGGGCGCACCGCCGTGCTCTGGTGCAACCTGGGCTCCCCCGACGCGCCCACCGCAGCCGCCGTTCGGCCCTACCTTGCGGAGTTTCTCGGCGACCCGCGCGTGGTCGAGATTCCGAAGCTGCTCTGGGCCTTGATCCTGCACGGCATCATCCTGCGCGTGCGGCCGACCAAGTCGGCGGCCAAGTACGCGAGCATCTGGATGCCCGAGGGCTCGCCGCTCAAGGTGTGGACGCAGAAGCAGGCCACGCTGCTGGCCGGCTGGCTCGGCGAACGCGGCCACCGCGTTGCGGTGCGCGATGCGATGCGCTATGCCAGCCCGTCGATTGCCTCGCGCCTCGATGCGCTGCAGGCCGAAGGCGCCACGCGTGTCTTGGTGCTTCAGGCCTACCCGCAATATTCGGCCACCACCACGGCCAGCGTGATCGATGCGGTGAACGACTGGAGCCGCCGCCAACGCCGCATTCCGGAGTTCCGCTTCGTCAACCAGTACCACGACGATCCCGGCTACATCGAGGCGCTTGCGCAGCGCATCGAGCGCCATTGGAAAACCGACGGCCGCGGCGAGGTGCTGCTGATGAGCTTTCACGGCATTCCGGCGCGCAACATCGCGCTCGGCGATCCGTACCAGGCGCAGTGCCTCGAAACCGCACGCCTGCTCGCGGCCCGGCTCGGCCTTTCGGCCGCGCAGCATCGCGTCACTTTCCAGTCGCGCTTCGGCCGCGCCAAATGGCTCGAGCCCTACACGGAACCGACCCTGCGCGAACTCGGCGCGAGCGGCGTGAAGCGGGTCGACGTGGTGTGCCCGGGCTTTCCGGCCGACTGCCTCGAAACACTGGAAGAAATTGCGATGGAGGGCCGCGAGGCCTTCATGCATGCCGGCGGCCAGGCCTTCAGCTACATCCCGTGCCTCAACGACAGCCCGGCATGGATCAGCGCGCTCGCGGGGATGGCCGAACGCAACCTCGCGGGCTGGTCGACCCAGCGGCCGGCCCGCGTTCAGAAGGTCGGCGCTTAG
- a CDS encoding HAD family hydrolase, whose translation MTSASTALAGAAPLDIQRISAISLDLDDTLWPIWPTIERAETVLQEWLLREAPKTASLLLTPGILRELREATAKERSDLAHDLSALRRESIRTALKRSGEDPALADPAFDAFFAERQRVTLYDDALPALRWLSERYPLVAVSNGNADIHLTGVGRWFRTAFNARAFGSGKPHAPIFRAAAASVGLLPKDVLHVGDDAELDVVGALNAGMQAAWLVRDERPWVHGARPQLIVPNLHALCVALGA comes from the coding sequence ATGACTTCCGCTTCCACGGCGCTGGCGGGCGCCGCGCCACTCGACATCCAGCGCATCTCGGCGATCTCGCTCGACCTGGACGACACCCTGTGGCCGATCTGGCCGACCATCGAACGCGCCGAGACGGTGCTGCAGGAATGGCTGCTGCGCGAAGCACCCAAGACCGCATCGCTGCTGCTGACGCCGGGCATCCTGCGCGAGCTGCGCGAAGCCACCGCCAAGGAGCGGTCCGACCTTGCGCACGACCTGAGCGCGCTGCGCCGCGAATCGATTCGCACGGCGCTGAAGCGTTCGGGCGAAGACCCGGCGCTGGCCGATCCGGCCTTCGATGCCTTCTTTGCCGAACGCCAGCGCGTGACGCTGTACGACGATGCGCTGCCCGCGCTCAGGTGGCTCAGCGAACGCTATCCGCTGGTGGCGGTGTCGAATGGCAATGCGGATATCCATCTGACAGGCGTCGGCCGATGGTTCCGTACCGCGTTCAACGCGCGCGCCTTCGGCAGCGGCAAGCCGCATGCGCCCATCTTCCGCGCCGCGGCCGCTTCGGTCGGCCTGCTTCCGAAGGACGTGCTGCATGTGGGCGACGACGCCGAACTGGACGTGGTCGGCGCGCTCAACGCCGGCATGCAGGCGGCCTGGTTGGTGCGCGACGAGCGCCCCTGGGTGCACGGCGCGCGGCCGCAGCTGATCGTGCCGAACCTGCACGCGCTCTGCGTGGCGCTCGGCGCCTGA
- a CDS encoding NIPSNAP family protein: MVTCYLRYIVDPYKLKEFEHYGKLWIPLVAKFGGQHHGYFLPSEGTNNVALAMFSFPSLAAYEQYRADSMQDAECQAAFKYAEDTRCIVSYERSFFRPLFS, from the coding sequence ATGGTCACCTGCTATCTCCGCTACATCGTCGACCCCTACAAGCTCAAGGAATTCGAGCACTACGGCAAGCTGTGGATCCCGCTGGTCGCGAAGTTCGGCGGGCAGCACCACGGCTACTTCCTGCCGTCCGAAGGCACGAACAACGTGGCGTTGGCGATGTTCAGCTTTCCAAGCCTGGCGGCCTACGAGCAGTACCGCGCCGATTCGATGCAGGACGCCGAATGCCAGGCCGCGTTCAAGTACGCCGAAGACACCCGGTGCATCGTGAGCTACGAGCGCAGCTTCTTCCGGCCCTTGTTCTCGTAA
- the hpnE gene encoding hydroxysqualene dehydroxylase HpnE codes for MRTAVIGAGWAGLACAVEATRLGHAVTLYEAAHMAGGRARRVDHMHGMALDNGQHILIGAYTATLKLMRDVGVDVDSALLRMPLSLRFADGGGLKLPRLPAPLDLLAGIFTARGWTWRDKSTLLRTAVQWRLAGFRCAAGTTVAALCTGLTPRVMQELIEPLCVSALNTPVDQSSGEVFLRVLRDALFSGSGGADLLIPRVDLGALFPDAALAWLTQHGATLHIGTRVRAISAEGGQWRVDGECFDRVVLACAPWDAARLVRASGLAERWCESTEALRFEAIATVYLRGATRLAEPMLALRSHPATAPAQFVFDRSQLGGPEGVLAMVVSANETPRDALEHQVMAQAAAQLGQTSLQLVQTVVEKRATFACTPALVRPPAKIAHGLLACGDYTEGPYPATLEGAVLSGLAAGNALKTP; via the coding sequence TTGAGAACAGCCGTCATCGGTGCCGGCTGGGCCGGACTCGCCTGCGCGGTCGAAGCCACGCGGCTCGGCCATGCCGTCACGCTCTACGAGGCCGCGCACATGGCGGGCGGCCGCGCGCGGCGGGTCGACCACATGCACGGGATGGCGCTCGACAACGGGCAGCACATCCTCATCGGCGCCTACACCGCCACCTTGAAGCTGATGCGCGATGTCGGCGTCGACGTCGACAGCGCGCTGCTGCGCATGCCGCTTTCGCTGCGCTTCGCCGACGGCGGCGGCTTGAAGCTGCCGCGGCTGCCGGCGCCGCTCGATCTGCTGGCCGGCATCTTCACCGCGCGCGGCTGGACATGGCGGGACAAATCCACCTTACTACGCACCGCCGTGCAGTGGCGCCTCGCCGGATTCCGCTGCGCCGCCGGCACCACCGTCGCCGCGCTCTGCACCGGCCTCACGCCGCGCGTGATGCAGGAGCTGATCGAGCCGCTGTGCGTTTCAGCGCTCAACACGCCGGTCGATCAATCGAGCGGCGAAGTGTTCCTGCGCGTGCTGCGCGACGCGCTTTTCAGCGGCAGCGGCGGCGCCGACCTGCTGATTCCGCGCGTCGATCTGGGCGCGCTTTTTCCCGACGCGGCCTTGGCATGGCTCACGCAGCACGGCGCAACGCTGCACATCGGCACGCGCGTGCGCGCCATCTCTGCCGAAGGCGGGCAGTGGCGCGTCGACGGCGAGTGCTTCGACCGGGTCGTGCTCGCCTGCGCGCCATGGGACGCGGCCCGGCTCGTGCGCGCATCCGGCCTGGCGGAGCGCTGGTGCGAGAGCACTGAAGCCCTGCGCTTCGAAGCCATTGCCACCGTCTATCTGCGCGGCGCCACACGCCTTGCCGAACCCATGCTCGCGCTGCGCAGCCACCCCGCCACCGCACCGGCGCAGTTCGTGTTCGATCGCAGCCAACTGGGCGGGCCGGAAGGCGTGCTTGCCATGGTCGTGAGCGCGAACGAAACTCCGCGCGACGCGCTGGAGCATCAGGTGATGGCACAGGCGGCCGCGCAGTTGGGACAGACGTCGCTGCAACTCGTGCAGACCGTGGTCGAGAAACGCGCCACCTTTGCATGCACGCCGGCGCTCGTGCGGCCGCCTGCGAAAATCGCCCACGGCCTGCTGGCCTGCGGCGACTACACCGAAGGGCCCTACCCCGCCACGCTCGAAGGCGCGGTACTCAGCGGGCTCGCGGCCGGCAACGCTCTGAAGACACCATGA
- the hpnD gene encoding presqualene diphosphate synthase HpnD, protein MTPEQYVQDKAAASGSSFYYAFLFLPKPRRAAITAFYAFCREIDDVVDEVSDPGVAATKLAWWRTEVAQSFAGPPRHPVMQALLPHAAAYGIEPRLLNEVIDGCQMDLDQTRYLDFPGLARYCHLVAGVVGEVAARIFGQTDPQTTAYAHKLGLALQLTNIIRDVGEDALRGRIYLPVNELQKFDVKAHEILNRVHSERFVALMKFQAERAHAAYDEALALLPAADRRAQKPGLMMASIYRTLLREIERDGFQVLNQRVSLTPVRKFWLAWKVQALGRI, encoded by the coding sequence ATGACTCCCGAGCAATACGTACAAGACAAGGCCGCCGCCTCGGGCAGCAGTTTCTATTACGCGTTTCTGTTCCTGCCCAAGCCGCGCCGCGCGGCCATCACGGCGTTCTACGCCTTCTGCCGCGAAATCGACGACGTGGTCGACGAGGTCAGCGACCCGGGCGTGGCCGCCACCAAACTCGCCTGGTGGCGCACCGAGGTGGCCCAGTCTTTCGCGGGCCCGCCCCGCCATCCCGTGATGCAAGCGCTGCTGCCGCATGCCGCCGCCTACGGCATCGAGCCCAGGCTGCTCAACGAGGTGATCGACGGCTGCCAGATGGACCTTGACCAGACCCGGTATCTCGACTTTCCGGGCCTTGCGCGCTACTGCCATCTGGTGGCCGGCGTGGTCGGCGAAGTCGCGGCCCGCATCTTCGGACAGACCGATCCGCAGACCACCGCCTATGCCCACAAGCTCGGCCTGGCGCTGCAGCTCACCAACATCATTCGCGACGTGGGCGAAGACGCGCTGCGCGGCCGCATCTACCTGCCCGTGAACGAGCTGCAGAAGTTCGACGTGAAGGCGCACGAGATTCTGAACCGCGTGCATTCGGAGCGCTTTGTCGCGCTCATGAAGTTCCAGGCCGAGCGCGCCCATGCGGCCTACGACGAAGCCTTGGCGCTCCTGCCCGCCGCGGACCGCCGCGCCCAGAAGCCCGGCCTCATGATGGCCAGCATCTACCGCACGCTGCTGCGCGAGATCGAGCGCGACGGCTTCCAGGTGCTGAACCAGCGCGTGAGCCTGACGCCGGTGCGCAAGTTCTGGCTGGCGTGGAAAGTCCAAGCGTTGGGACGCATTTGA
- the hpnC gene encoding squalene synthase HpnC: MSAPSHIAAPPAHYENFPVASWLCPPHLRAPIAAIYHFARTADDIADEGDAPPDERLADLRAYREELGAAARGTVPPSSRWPEVFSPLAHSIAQFALPEALLADLLSAFVQDIEKTRDGGTYADRVELLDYCRRSANPVGRLLLHLYGVNDAQALAQSDAICSALQLINFWQDPSVDLPRGRFYPPLSDCARRGLTRESFKVFAPLADAPPPQEAINLVAVECAWARELMTQGAPLVHRLPGRAGWELRFVVQGGLRILDKIEDLGFDTFSQRPKIGKTDAPLLVWRALRMRRQWPPMKAPLR; the protein is encoded by the coding sequence GTGTCCGCACCATCCCACATTGCCGCCCCGCCGGCGCACTACGAAAACTTTCCCGTGGCCTCCTGGCTGTGCCCGCCGCACCTGCGTGCGCCGATTGCCGCCATTTACCATTTCGCCCGGACCGCGGACGACATCGCCGACGAAGGCGACGCCCCGCCTGACGAGCGGCTGGCCGACCTGCGCGCCTACCGCGAAGAGCTCGGCGCCGCCGCGCGCGGCACCGTGCCGCCCTCCTCGCGCTGGCCCGAGGTGTTCAGCCCTCTCGCCCACAGCATCGCGCAATTCGCGCTGCCCGAAGCGCTGCTGGCCGACCTGCTGAGCGCCTTCGTGCAAGACATCGAGAAGACCCGCGACGGCGGAACCTACGCCGACCGGGTCGAACTGCTCGACTATTGCCGCCGCTCCGCCAACCCGGTCGGCCGATTGCTGCTGCATCTCTATGGGGTGAACGATGCACAGGCGCTGGCGCAGAGCGACGCCATCTGCAGCGCACTGCAACTCATCAATTTCTGGCAGGACCCGAGCGTGGACCTGCCGCGCGGGCGCTTCTATCCGCCGCTTTCCGATTGCGCCCGGCGCGGCCTCACGCGCGAGAGCTTCAAGGTCTTCGCCCCCCTGGCCGACGCGCCGCCTCCGCAGGAAGCCATCAACCTCGTCGCCGTCGAATGCGCATGGGCGCGCGAACTGATGACCCAAGGCGCTCCGCTGGTCCACCGGCTGCCGGGCCGCGCCGGCTGGGAGCTGCGCTTCGTCGTGCAGGGCGGCCTGCGCATTCTCGACAAGATCGAAGACCTGGGTTTCGACACCTTTTCGCAGCGCCCCAAGATCGGCAAGACGGATGCCCCGCTGCTGGTCTGGCGGGCCCTGCGGATGCGGAGACAATGGCCGCCCATGAAAGCGCCCCTCCGATGA
- a CDS encoding potassium transporter Kup, with protein sequence MNPSAPVSSAPTPAPGEAPHPAGPGLMIAALGVVFGDIGTSPLYAFKETLNPEHGVPFTPDTVLGLLSLIFWGLMFVVTLKYVVFVLRADHDGEGGILALQALARNAASGPRPRPWVWNAIGVLGLVGAAMFYGDSLITPAISVLSAVEGLEVQAPVLQKVVIPITMLILLGLFAVQRKGTGVVGKVFGPVMLLWFLVLALAGAWQVLHQPQVLAALDPRRAVGFLVEHRAQSLAVLGAVFLAFTGGEALYADMGHFGARPIRQAWLFIALPGLVLNYFGQGALVLANPAAIDNPFFRLFPSWGVVPMVVLAAMATVIASQAVISGAFSLTAHAMRMGYLPRMRVVQTSGSAIGQIYVPTVNWLLMVGVLLLVLGFRSSGALSAAYGIAVSITMVTTTLLAGVVAWGLWRWNRVAVALGVVAFAVVDLTFVVANSLKVAEGGWLTLAVAAGVMVLFTTWAKGRRLGLEAAAVESLPLKPFFESLALHMPHRVSGTAVFLNADASSVPHALLHNLKHNQVLHEQVIVLRVLACDTPRVDARMRIEAEHLMDGIWMVTARHGFMERPDVPEFIRILAYQKALAVDSMKTSYFVSRASVGEENLPGLNPVRRALFGWLQRNAGRASDYFEIPGNRLVEMGQRT encoded by the coding sequence ATGAATCCATCGGCACCGGTTTCCTCTGCCCCGACACCCGCGCCCGGCGAGGCGCCTCATCCGGCAGGGCCGGGCCTGATGATCGCGGCGCTGGGCGTCGTGTTCGGCGACATCGGCACGTCGCCGCTCTATGCCTTCAAGGAAACGCTGAACCCCGAGCACGGCGTGCCGTTCACGCCCGACACGGTGCTGGGCCTGCTCTCGCTCATCTTCTGGGGCCTGATGTTCGTGGTGACGCTCAAATACGTGGTGTTCGTGCTACGCGCCGATCACGACGGCGAAGGCGGCATCCTCGCTTTGCAGGCGCTCGCGCGCAACGCGGCCTCGGGGCCTCGGCCCCGGCCGTGGGTGTGGAACGCGATCGGGGTGCTCGGCCTGGTGGGCGCGGCCATGTTCTATGGCGACAGCCTGATCACGCCGGCGATCTCGGTGCTGTCGGCGGTCGAAGGTCTCGAGGTGCAGGCGCCCGTGCTGCAGAAGGTGGTGATTCCGATCACCATGCTCATCCTGCTCGGGCTTTTCGCGGTGCAGCGCAAGGGAACCGGCGTGGTCGGCAAGGTGTTCGGCCCGGTCATGCTGCTGTGGTTCCTGGTGCTGGCCCTCGCGGGGGCCTGGCAGGTGCTGCACCAGCCGCAGGTGCTGGCGGCGCTCGATCCGCGCCGGGCCGTGGGCTTCTTGGTCGAGCATCGGGCGCAGTCGCTGGCGGTGCTGGGCGCGGTGTTCCTGGCCTTCACGGGCGGCGAGGCACTGTATGCCGACATGGGGCATTTCGGGGCCCGGCCGATCCGGCAGGCCTGGCTCTTCATTGCGCTGCCTGGCTTGGTGTTGAACTATTTCGGGCAGGGCGCGCTGGTGCTGGCAAACCCGGCGGCCATCGACAACCCGTTCTTCCGGCTCTTTCCTTCCTGGGGCGTGGTGCCGATGGTGGTGCTTGCCGCCATGGCCACCGTGATTGCCTCCCAGGCCGTGATTTCCGGCGCGTTTTCCCTCACGGCCCACGCCATGCGCATGGGCTACCTGCCGCGCATGCGCGTGGTGCAGACCTCGGGCTCGGCCATCGGTCAGATCTATGTGCCTACGGTCAACTGGCTGCTGATGGTGGGGGTGCTCTTGCTGGTGCTGGGCTTTCGCAGTTCGGGGGCGCTGTCGGCGGCCTACGGCATTGCGGTGTCGATCACGATGGTGACCACCACCCTGCTGGCGGGCGTCGTGGCGTGGGGCCTCTGGCGCTGGAACCGGGTGGCGGTGGCGCTCGGGGTGGTGGCTTTCGCGGTCGTCGACCTGACCTTCGTGGTGGCCAACAGCCTCAAGGTCGCCGAAGGCGGCTGGCTCACGCTGGCCGTCGCGGCCGGGGTGATGGTGCTATTCACGACCTGGGCGAAGGGGCGCCGGCTGGGGCTGGAGGCCGCGGCGGTCGAAAGCCTGCCGCTCAAGCCCTTTTTCGAATCGCTGGCGCTCCACATGCCGCACCGCGTGAGCGGCACCGCGGTGTTCCTGAACGCCGATGCAAGCTCGGTGCCGCACGCCTTGCTTCACAACCTCAAGCACAACCAGGTGCTGCACGAGCAGGTCATCGTGCTGCGCGTGCTGGCCTGTGACACGCCGCGCGTCGACGCCCGCATGCGCATCGAAGCCGAGCACCTGATGGACGGCATCTGGATGGTCACGGCGCGCCACGGCTTCATGGAGCGGCCCGACGTGCCTGAGTTCATCCGGATCCTGGCCTACCAGAAGGCCCTGGCCGTCGATTCCATGAAGACCTCTTATTTCGTCTCGCGCGCCTCGGTCGGCGAAGAGAACCTCCCGGGTTTGAACCCGGTGCGGCGTGCGCTCTTCGGCTGGCTGCAGCGCAACGCGGGCCGTGCGTCGGACTATTTCGAGATTCCGGGCAACCGGCTGGTGGAAATGGGGCAGCGAACCTAG
- a CDS encoding efflux RND transporter periplasmic adaptor subunit, which yields MTASSGFSPLARGAAWLLLPALFLAGCSQSKPAEEPVRAVKLVTVGTSDFDAQPEFSAEVRARVESRLGFRVAGKITKRQAELGQHVQAGQVLAQLDPQDYRLAAEAARAQLAAAQTNRDLAAADLKRYSELREQNFISGAELERRQSTWKAAQAQLEQAQAQLSSQGNQASYTTLVADVAGVITAIEAEPGQVVQAGTPVVRIAQDGARDVVFAVPEDRAALIKPGSPVTVRGWSGGTELQGQVREVAASADAVTRTYSVKVAIDAATSPALGATVYARPQALARAGGAVMKLPTSALRQEGKGTSVWVLDKSTMTVRSQPVQVATADGNEAVIGAGLTPGMMVVAAGVHVLSPGQKVTIYQSKEAAAAAASAKESPQPVEAVAATKKEIATGAAK from the coding sequence ATGACCGCCTCCTCCGGCTTCTCTCCTCTTGCCCGCGGTGCCGCCTGGCTACTGCTTCCCGCCTTGTTCCTGGCCGGCTGTTCGCAGTCGAAGCCAGCCGAGGAACCTGTGCGCGCAGTCAAGCTCGTGACTGTGGGCACGAGCGATTTCGACGCCCAGCCCGAGTTCTCGGCCGAGGTCCGGGCACGTGTCGAATCGCGGCTGGGATTCCGCGTGGCGGGCAAAATCACCAAACGTCAGGCCGAGCTCGGCCAGCACGTTCAGGCCGGCCAGGTGCTGGCCCAGCTCGATCCGCAGGACTACCGTTTGGCAGCCGAAGCGGCCCGCGCCCAGCTGGCTGCGGCGCAGACCAACCGCGATCTCGCGGCGGCCGATCTCAAGCGCTATAGCGAACTGCGCGAGCAGAATTTCATCAGTGGCGCCGAACTCGAGCGCCGCCAATCCACGTGGAAGGCGGCGCAGGCGCAGCTCGAACAGGCGCAGGCCCAGCTTTCGTCGCAAGGCAACCAGGCCAGCTACACCACGCTGGTCGCCGATGTGGCTGGCGTCATCACCGCCATCGAGGCCGAGCCGGGCCAGGTGGTGCAGGCGGGCACGCCCGTCGTGCGCATTGCGCAGGACGGCGCGCGCGACGTGGTGTTTGCCGTGCCTGAAGACCGGGCCGCGCTGATCAAGCCCGGTTCGCCTGTCACGGTCCGCGGCTGGTCGGGTGGTACTGAACTGCAAGGCCAGGTGCGCGAAGTGGCGGCCAGCGCCGACGCGGTCACGCGCACCTATTCGGTCAAGGTGGCGATCGACGCAGCCACCTCGCCGGCGCTCGGCGCCACCGTTTACGCGCGTCCGCAGGCATTGGCGCGCGCCGGCGGCGCGGTCATGAAGCTGCCGACCAGCGCATTGCGCCAGGAAGGCAAGGGCACCTCGGTCTGGGTGCTCGACAAATCGACCATGACGGTGCGTTCGCAGCCGGTGCAGGTGGCCACGGCGGACGGCAACGAGGCCGTGATCGGTGCCGGGCTCACGCCCGGCATGATGGTCGTCGCCGCGGGCGTGCATGTGCTCTCGCCGGGGCAGAAGGTCACCATCTACCAGTCGAAGGAGGCTGCCGCGGCAGCCGCCAGTGCGAAGGAATCGCCGCAGCCTGTGGAAGCCGTTGCTGCCACCAAGAAGGAGATTGCAACGGGTGCGGCCAAATGA